One genomic segment of Vulpes vulpes isolate BD-2025 chromosome 2, VulVul3, whole genome shotgun sequence includes these proteins:
- the TMEM82 gene encoding transmembrane protein 82 isoform X2 → MSRDRGPPHAAQMWSPQNAEPRKARPPPPLPAGLLTRLAPPLRADTFAPARGLQRRRLGLIHAMAVFSLPSLPSWLPGLASPQWGSGLLDPILQGLIGACGVSVLNSLLRVYFFVSCASNPRRRLERQRLRARWALLDTVHLAGLALILTVLGARVAALVVLEFSLRAVSTLLSLRKGSERERLQLYLLCQYSLGCALSCGLSFLQEGAPHRTLNLLLGLWLAALLSSGARRLCRHVDQLYELHSSQNYCGVCLGLLAGAHRLPPLLTRALAVAFAVGDLAAVALINQDFPTTSDAVRFWTPLVICYALLVIYMQGEETEPQRGKELVRGHRQHQNAGN, encoded by the exons ATGAGCAGGGACAGAGGCCCCCCTCATGCTGCCCAAATGTGGAGCCCCCAGAACGCTGAGCCCCGGAAGGCGcggcccccgcctcccctccccgctgGACTTCTGACCCGCCTCGCCCCTCCCCTCCGCGCTGACACCTTTGCCCCAGCGAGAGGCCTCCAGCGCCGCAGGCTGGGGCTGATCCACGCCATGGCCGtgttctccctgccctccctcccctcctggctcCCCGGCCTCGCCTCCCCGCAGTGGGGCTCCGGCCTCCTGGACCCCATCCTGCAGG GCCTCATCGGGGCCTGCGGAGTCTCGGTCCTCAACAGCCTCCTGAGGGTCTACTTCTTCGTGAGCTGTGCCAG CAACCCCCGGCGGCGGCTGGAGAGGCAGCGGCTGCGGGCCCGATGGGCTTTGCTGGACACGGTGCACCTGGCCGGCCTGGCCCTGATCCTGACGGTCCTGGGAGCCCGGGTGGCCGCCCTCGTGGTGCTCGAGTTCTCCCTCCGGGCTGTGTCCACGCTGCTCTCCCTGCGCAAG GGCTCCGAGAGGGAGAGGCTGCAGCTGTACCTGCTGTGCCAGTACTCGCTGGGCTGTGCGCTGAGCTGCGGCCTGAGCTTCCTGCAGGAGGGCGCCCCCCACCGCACCCTAAACCTGCTGCTGGGCCTCTGGCTGGCCGCACTGCTTAGCTCAGGCGCCCGGCGCCTCTGCCGCCACGTGGACCAGCTCTACGAGCTGCACAGCAGCCAGAACTACTGCGGGGTCTGCCTGGGTCTGCTGGCGGGCGCCCACCGCCTCCCTCCGCTGCTGACCCGCGCCCTGGCCGTGGCCTTCGCTGTGGGTGACCTGGCGGCCGTGGCCCTCATCAACCAGGACTTCCCCACCACCTCGGACGCCGTGCGCTTCTGGACGCCGCTGGTCATCTGCTATGCCCTGCTGGTCATCTACATGCAGG gtgaggaaacagagcctcagagagggAAGGAGCTTGTCCGAGGTCACCGCCAGCACCAGAATGCTGGGAATTAA
- the TMEM82 gene encoding transmembrane protein 82 isoform X1 codes for MSRDRGPPHAAQMWSPQNAEPRKARPPPPLPAGLLTRLAPPLRADTFAPARGLQRRRLGLIHAMAVFSLPSLPSWLPGLASPQWGSGLLDPILQGLIGACGVSVLNSLLRVYFFVSCASNPRRRLERQRLRARWALLDTVHLAGLALILTVLGARVAALVVLEFSLRAVSTLLSLRKGSERERLQLYLLCQYSLGCALSCGLSFLQEGAPHRTLNLLLGLWLAALLSSGARRLCRHVDQLYELHSSQNYCGVCLGLLAGAHRLPPLLTRALAVAFAVGDLAAVALINQDFPTTSDAVRFWTPLVICYALLVIYMQEEQRQQSGLQGQVQTLLVRMGGLFVLLLTVGSWLDLLGILLSLLGELWCLASIHTLLDLCQIQDSPSQRPSVSAPRQPQSQPSARAQPRGTAPS; via the exons ATGAGCAGGGACAGAGGCCCCCCTCATGCTGCCCAAATGTGGAGCCCCCAGAACGCTGAGCCCCGGAAGGCGcggcccccgcctcccctccccgctgGACTTCTGACCCGCCTCGCCCCTCCCCTCCGCGCTGACACCTTTGCCCCAGCGAGAGGCCTCCAGCGCCGCAGGCTGGGGCTGATCCACGCCATGGCCGtgttctccctgccctccctcccctcctggctcCCCGGCCTCGCCTCCCCGCAGTGGGGCTCCGGCCTCCTGGACCCCATCCTGCAGG GCCTCATCGGGGCCTGCGGAGTCTCGGTCCTCAACAGCCTCCTGAGGGTCTACTTCTTCGTGAGCTGTGCCAG CAACCCCCGGCGGCGGCTGGAGAGGCAGCGGCTGCGGGCCCGATGGGCTTTGCTGGACACGGTGCACCTGGCCGGCCTGGCCCTGATCCTGACGGTCCTGGGAGCCCGGGTGGCCGCCCTCGTGGTGCTCGAGTTCTCCCTCCGGGCTGTGTCCACGCTGCTCTCCCTGCGCAAG GGCTCCGAGAGGGAGAGGCTGCAGCTGTACCTGCTGTGCCAGTACTCGCTGGGCTGTGCGCTGAGCTGCGGCCTGAGCTTCCTGCAGGAGGGCGCCCCCCACCGCACCCTAAACCTGCTGCTGGGCCTCTGGCTGGCCGCACTGCTTAGCTCAGGCGCCCGGCGCCTCTGCCGCCACGTGGACCAGCTCTACGAGCTGCACAGCAGCCAGAACTACTGCGGGGTCTGCCTGGGTCTGCTGGCGGGCGCCCACCGCCTCCCTCCGCTGCTGACCCGCGCCCTGGCCGTGGCCTTCGCTGTGGGTGACCTGGCGGCCGTGGCCCTCATCAACCAGGACTTCCCCACCACCTCGGACGCCGTGCGCTTCTGGACGCCGCTGGTCATCTGCTATGCCCTGCTGGTCATCTACATGCAGG aggagcagaggcagcagTCTGGCCTGCAGGGCCAGGTCCAGACTTTGCTGGTGCGCATGGGTGGCCTCTTCGTGCTGCTGCTGACCGTGGGCAGCTGGCTGGACCTCCTGGGAATCCTCCTGTCCCTGCTGGGTGAGCTCTGGTGCCTGGCCAGCATCCACACTCTGCTGGACCTCTGCCAGATACAG GATTCTCCATCCCAGAGGCCTTCGGTGTCAGCTCCAAGGCAGCCTCAGTCCCAGCCCTCAGCACGTGCCCAGCCCCGGGGGACAGCCCCCTCCTGA
- the SLC25A34 gene encoding solute carrier family 25 member 34, with protein sequence MSLTQAQPASGREARETVAPAVDLVLGASACCLACVFTNPLEVVKTRLQLQGELQARGTYPRPYRGFVTSVVAVVRADGLCGLQKGLAAGLLYQGLMNGVRFYCYSLACQAGLTQRPGGTVVAGAVAGALGAFVGSPAYLIKTQLQAQTVAAMAVGHQHHHQSVLGALETIWRQQGLAGLWRGVGGAVPRVMVGSAAQLATFASAKAWVQEQQWLPEDSWLVALAGGMISSVAVAAVMTPFDVVSTRLYNQPVDGTGRGQLYSGLADCLVKIWRQEGPLALYKGLGPAYLRLGPHTILSMLFWDELRKLATRGQHQGT encoded by the exons ATGTCCCTGACCCAGGCACAGCCGGCCTCGGGAAGAGAGGCCAGGGAGACGGTCGCCCCAGCCGTGGACCTGGTGCTGGGCGCCTCGGCCTGTTGCCTGGCCTGCGTCTTCACCAACCCCCTAGAGGTGGTGAAGACAAGGCTGCAgctgcagggggagctgcaggcccgCGGCACGTACCCACGGCCCTACAGGGGCTTTGTGACCTCGGTGGTGGCTGTGGTCCGCGCCGATGGGCTGTGTGGCCTGCAGAAGGGGCTGGCCGCCGGCCTCCTCTACCAGGGCCTCATGAACGGCGTCCGCTTCTACTGCTACAGCCTGGCATGCCAGGCTGGCCTCACCCAGCGGCCTGGTGGCACCGTGGTCGCGGGCGCCGTGGCTGGGGCACTGGGAGCCTTCGTGGGGAGCCCTGCTTACTTG ATCAAAACGCAGCTGCAGGCCCAGACCGTGGCCGCGATGGCCGTGGGCCACCAACATCATCACCAG AGTGTTCTGGGTGCCTTGGAGACCATCTGGCGGCAGCAGGGCCTGGCAGGGCTGTGGCGGGGCGTGGGGGGAGCTGTGCCCAGAGTCATGGTCGGCTCAGCCGCCCAGCTGGCCACCTTTGCCTCTGCCAAGGCCTGGGTGCAGGAGCAACAG TGGCTCCCGGAAGACAGCTGGCTGGTTGCCTTGGCTGGAGGCATGATCAGCAGCGTCGCTGTGGCTGCAGTCATGACCCCCTTTGACGTGGTCAGCACAAGGCTCTACAATCAGCCCGTGGACGGAACCGGCAGG GGCCAGCTGTACAGTGGCCTTGCCGACTGCCTGGTGAAGATCTGGCGGCAGGAGGGCCCCCTGGCGCTCTACAAGGGTCTGGGCCCGGCCTACCTGCGCCTGGGCCCCCACACCATCCTCAGCATGCTCTTCTGGGACGAGCTCCGGAAACTGGCTACGCGGGGCCAGCACCAGGGCACCTAG